Proteins encoded in a region of the Triticum dicoccoides isolate Atlit2015 ecotype Zavitan chromosome 3A, WEW_v2.0, whole genome shotgun sequence genome:
- the LOC119273111 gene encoding glutathione transferase GST 23-like, which produces MSEPLKLIGSFGSPMVHRAEVALLLKGVPYEFIQEDLANKSELLLKHNPVHKKVPVLLHGDRPAVCESLVVVEYVDEAFDGPPLLPSDPFARASARFWARFVNEKCWRSVWMALWTDGQVQASSAREAAKNLKLLEGQLPEGKRFFGGDTIGFLDIAMGGIAHWLGVFEEMAGVRLLTEEDHPLLCKWARDYKADDIVRQCLSERGRVLAELTARKDRYVSIAMTMAAKNY; this is translated from the exons ATGTCTGAACCGCTGAAGCTCATCGGCTCCTTCGGCAGCCCGATGGTCCACCGGGCGGAGGTGGCCCTCCTTCTGAAGGGAGTCCCCTACGAGTTCATCCAAGAAGACCTCGCAAACAAAAGCGAGCTGCTGCTGAAGCACAATCCCGTCCACAAGAAGGTCCCCGTGCTCCTCCATGGCGACCGGCCTGCAGTATGCGAGTCGCTTGTCGTTGTTGAGTATGTTGATGAGGCCTTTGATGGCCCGCCGCTCCTCCCCTCCGACCCCTTCGCCCGTGCCTCCGCCCGCTTCTGGGCTCGCTTCGTCAACGAGAAG TGCTGGAGGTCTGTATGGATGGCACTCTGGACGGACGGTCAAGTGCAAGCTTCATCAGCGAGGGAGGCGGCAAAGAACCTAAAGCTTCTTGAGGGACAGTTGCCGGAGGGGAAGAGGTTTTTCGGAGGTGATACTATTGGCTTCCTCGACATAGCCATGGGCGGGATCGCGCATTGGTTAGGAGTCTTTGAGGAGATGGCCGGGGTAAGGCTGCTCACCGAGGAGGACCACCCATTGTTGTGCAAGTGGGCGAGGGACTACAAGGCTGACGACATTGTGAGGCAATGCCTTTCGGAGAGGGGTCGTGTGCTTGCCGAGTTGACGGCGAGGAAGGATCGGTATGTGTCCATAGCTATGACGATGGCCGCAAAGAACTACTAG